A genomic window from Quercus lobata isolate SW786 chromosome 10, ValleyOak3.0 Primary Assembly, whole genome shotgun sequence includes:
- the LOC115963345 gene encoding probable methyltransferase PMT26, producing MALGKYSRVDNRRSSSSSYCSTVTIVIFVGLCLVGVWMMTSSSVVPVQNVDVPQENKNEVSEPVNKSNEGNTKQFEDNPGDLPEDATKGDSIVNSENSSNSQETQEEKPEEKIEEKIEEKPEEKIEEKIEEKSEENTEEKPEERSEEKPEEKPETNEDNKPDDVSNTETGNGENKTEDGESKKDNEEKNSDGGETKKDGGENGSDGQGNSEEGSGEKKSQSKEVELKSDSNETEKKSENSGEAKDGEKVNVQIEEKVEQNDNKESNENSGEKKENEQPKNQSPNEVYPSGAQTELLNETTTQNGSWSTQATESKNEKEAQTPTEETGYSWKVCNVTAGSDYIPCLDNLQAIRSLRSTKHYEHRERHCPEQAPTCLVSLPEGYKRSIEWPKSREKIWYYNVPHTKLAEIKGHQNWVKVSGEYLTFPGGGTQFKHGALHYIEFIEGAVPDIAWGKRSRVILDVGCGVASFGGFLFDKDVLTMSFAPKDEHEAQVQFALERGIPAISAVMGTKRLPYPSRVFDVVHCARCRVPWHIEGGKLLLELNRVLRPGGFFVWSATPVYQKNAEDAGIWSAMKELTKAMCWETVSISKDTVNKVGAAIYKKPTSNECYEKRSLSEPPICPESDDPNAAWNVPLQACMHKVPVDASERGSQWPEQWPARLEKPPYWLLSSQVGVYGKAAPEDFTADHEHWKRVVTKSYLSGMGIDWSHVRNVMDMRAVYGGFAAALKDLSIWVMNVVTIDSPDTLPIIYERGLFGMYHDWCESFSTYPRSYDLLHADHLFSKVKKRCNLVGVVVEVDRILRPEGKLIVRDDVETINELEKMLKSMQWEVRLTYSKDNEGLLCVQKSQWRPQESETITYAIA from the exons ATGGCTTTAGGGAAGTATAGTAGAGTAGACAATAGGAGATCCTCGTCTTCGAGTTACTGCTCGACGGTGACGATTGTCATTTTTGTGGGGCTTTGCTTGGTTGGGGTTTGGATGATGACATCCTCGTCGGTGGTTCCTGTTCAAAATGTGGATGTGCCCCAGGAGAATAAGAATGAGGTGAGTGAACCAGTGAACAAGAGCAATGAGGGTAATACTAAGCAATTTGAGGATAATCCCGGTGATTTGCCTGAAGATGCGACGAAAGGGGACAGTATTGTGAATTCTGAGAATAGCTCTAATTCACAAGAAACCCAAGAAGAGAAGCCTGAGGAAAAGATTGAAGAGAAGATAGAAGAGAAGCCTGAGGAAAAGATTGAAGAGAAGATAGAAGAGAAGTCTGAGGAAAACACTGAAGAGAAACCTGAAGAAAGGTCTGAAGAGAAGCCAGAGGAAAAGCCTGAAACAAATGAAGATAACAAGCCAGACGATGTTTCAAACACTGAAACAGGAAATGGAGAAAATAAAACAGAAGATGGGGAGTCTAAGAAGGATAATGAAGAGAAGAATTCAGATGGGGGCGAAACCAAAAAAGATGGAGGTGAGAATGGTTCTGATGGACAAGGTAATTCTGAAGAGGGTTCTGGTGAGAAAAAATCCCAGTCCAAAGAGGTTGAGCTGAAATCTGATTCAAATGAGACTGAGAAGAAATCAGAGAACTCGGGTGAAGCAAAGGATGGAGAGAAGGTGAATGTTCAGATAGAGGAGAAGGTGGAGCAAAACGATAACAAGGAGTCAAATGAGAACTCAGGTGAGAAAAAGGAAAACGAACAGCCCAAAAACCAGAGTCCAAATGAGGTATATCCTTCTGGGGCTCAGACAGAGCTTTTGAATGAAACTACCACTCAAAATGGGTCTTGGTCAACTCAAGCAACGGAGTCAAAGAATGAAAAGGAGGCTCAAACTCCTACAGAAGAGACTGGTTATAGTTGGAAAGTCTGCAATGTCACTGCTGGGTCTGATTACATCCCCTGCCTAGACAATTTGCAAGCAATTAGGAGTCTTAGAAGTACTAAGCATTATGAACATAGAGAGAGGCACTGTCCTGAACAAGCCCCCACCTGCCTTGTTTCTCTTCCTGAAGGATATAAACGTTCAATTGAGTGGCCTAAAAGCAGGGAGAAG ATCTGGTACTATAATGTTCCCCACACTAAGCTTGCAGAAATTAAGGGCCATCAGAATTGGGTGAAAGTGAGTGGTGAATATCTTACTTTCCCTGGTGGTGGGACCCAATTTAAGCATGGTGCTCTTCATTACATTGAATTCATAGAGGGT GCTGTGCCTGATATTGCCTGGGGAAAACGCTCTCGTGTGATATTGGATGTGGGATGTGGGGTTGCTAGCTTTGGAGGCTTTCTCTTTGATAAAGATGTGCTTACTATGTCATTTGCTCCAAAGGATGAGCATGAAGCCCAAGTGCAATTCGCACTTGAAAGGGGAATTCCTGCAATATCTGCTGTGATGGGCACAAAGAGACTTCCCTACCCCAGCAGGGTTTTTGATGTTGTTCACTGTGCGCGTTGTAGAGTTCCATGGCACATAGAAG GTGGTAAACTTCTTTTGGAACTAAATCGTGTGTTGCGACCTGGTGGTTTCTTTGTCTGGTCTGCTACTCCAGTTTATCAGAAGAACGCTGAGGATGCTGGAATATGGAGTG CCATGAAGGAATTAACAAAAGCAATGTGCTGGGAAACAGTTTCGATTAGCAAGGATACAGTAAATAAAGTAGGTGCAGCTATATATAAGAAGCCTACTTCTAATGAGTGCTATGAGAAAAGATCACTAAGTGAGCCTCCTATTTGCCCAGAGTCTGATGATCCCAATGCAGCCTG GAACGTGCCATTGCAAGCATGCATGCACAAAGTGCCTGTAGATGCATCAGAACGTGGATCTCAATGGCCAGAGCAATGGCCAGCTAGGTTGGAAAAACCACCTTACTGGTTGTTGAGTTCCCAGGTTGGAGTTTATGGAAAAGCTGCTCCTGAAGATTTCACTGCAGACCATGAGCACTGGAAACGTGTGGTGACCAAGTCATATCTTAGTGGGATGGGGATAGACTGGTCACATGTGAGGAATGTCATGGACATGAGAGCGGTCTATGGAGG ATTTGCTGCAGCTCTGAAAGATTTGAGCATTTGGGTCATGAATGTGGTCACCATAGACTCCCCAGATACGCTACCCATTATTTATGAACGAGGTCTATTTGGCATGTATCATGATTGGTGTGAATCATTTAGCACGTATCCTAGGTCCTATGATCTTCTCCATGCAGACCATCTCTTCTCCAAGGTTAAAAAGAG GTGCAATTTAGTTGGAGTAGTTGTGGAGGTTGATCGGATCCTCAGGCCAGAAGGAAAACTCATTGTTCGCGACGATGTTGAGACCATTAATGAGCTGGAGAAAATGCTGAAGTCTATGCAGTGGGAGGTCCGCTTGACCTACTCTAAGGACAATGAGGGATTGCTGTGTGTTCAGAAGTCCCAGTGGCGGCCTCAAGAATCTGAGACAATCACGTATGCAATTGCTTAA
- the LOC115965999 gene encoding nuclear transcription factor Y subunit B-7 gives MEDESHGYGSHGPSVGSPESPHLKNSSSSSHNKEQDRFLPIANVGRIMKKVIPANGKISKDAKETVQECVSEFISFVTGEASDKCQREKRKTINGDDIIWAITTLGFEDYVTPLKTYLQKYREIEGEKLNIPKQQRSEQRLHQHQHEQEQNIPYNTLYTSTGLMPQPSFMATDQPFPLPFSPNSIQKQLQPRDQMDSVGHW, from the coding sequence ATGGAAGATGAGAGCCATGGATATGGGTCACATGGACCCAGTGTAGGAAGCCCAGAAAGCCCACATTTAAAGAACAGCAGCAGTAGCAGCCACAACAAAGAGCAAGATCGCTTTCTCCCTATAGCAAATGTAGGCAGAATCATGAAAAAAGTGATTCCTGCTAATGGAAAAATCTCAAAGGATGCAAAAGAGACAGTTCAAGAATGCGTCTCCGAGTTCATTAGCTTTGTTACCGGAGAAGCATCTGATAAATGTCAAAGAGAAAAGCGGAAAACCATTAATGGTGACGATATCATTTGGGCTATCACAACCTTAGGATTCGAGGATTATGTGACACCTCTTAAAACATACCTCCAAAAATATAGAGAGATTGAAGGAGAGAAGCTTAACATTCCAAAGCAACAAAGATCTGAACAAAGGCTACATCAACATCAACATGAACAAGAACAAAATATACCATACAATACTCTATATACTTCCACAGGTCTCATGCCTCAGCCATCTTTCATGGCAACTGATCAGCCATTCCCTTTGCCTTTCTCCCCAAATTCAATCCAAAAACAATTACAGCCACGGGACCAGATGGATTCAGTGGGGCATTGgtaa